The following are from one region of the Fibrobacterota bacterium genome:
- the orn gene encoding oligoribonuclease encodes MEMTGLDPQKDQILEIASLVTDGELNILAEGPNLAIRQPEEALAAMDDWNKTHHGQSGLLDRVRASQETVATAERLTLDFLAPWCPPRSSPLCGNSVCQDRRFISRLMPELDRFLHYRLIDVSTVKELTLRWYPSLPPIKKKETHLALADIRESVEELRYYRSQVFLPPPVSAA; translated from the coding sequence ATGGAAATGACGGGCCTCGATCCGCAAAAGGACCAGATCCTGGAGATCGCCAGCCTGGTCACCGACGGGGAACTCAACATCCTCGCCGAAGGGCCCAACCTGGCCATCCGCCAGCCCGAAGAGGCGCTGGCCGCTATGGACGATTGGAACAAGACCCATCACGGGCAATCGGGCCTGCTCGATCGCGTGCGCGCCTCGCAAGAGACGGTGGCGACGGCCGAGCGGCTTACCCTTGATTTTCTCGCGCCTTGGTGCCCGCCGCGCTCCTCCCCCCTATGCGGCAATTCGGTCTGCCAAGATCGCCGCTTCATCAGCCGCCTCATGCCGGAACTGGATCGCTTCCTCCATTACCGTCTCATAGACGTAAGCACGGTTAAGGAATTGACCCTTCGCTGGTATCCTTCCCTGCCCCCCATCAAGAAAAAGGAAACCCATCTGGCCCTGGCCGATATCCGCGAGTCGGTGGAAGAATTGCGGTATTATCGTAGCCAGGTTTTCTTGCCGCCGCCCGTTTCGGCCGCCTGA
- the fabF gene encoding beta-ketoacyl-ACP synthase II, with product MDKQREVVITGMGIASCLGHSPEEYFGNLLAGRSGISNITRFDTTAYPVHFAGEIKSFDASPYFDAKEIGRTSRFIQYMMHAAVTAVQRAGLKDSKLDTRRAGMILGSGMGGIEVFTDNAGALETKGPKRVSPFFIPMSITNMASGMVAMNLGWRGPNWSVSSACATANHALSAAADQIRLGRADVMLAGGAEEAVCPASLAGFSNMRALSRRNDDPATASRPFDSDRDGFVLGEGAGVLVLEARGHAEARGAKILGTLKGVGASCDAYHMSAPLESGEGVMQAIEAALAEAGVAKSEIGVVNAHATSTPLGDVAEVKALTKVFGPHLKNMKVHSTKSMIGHLLGGASAVEAIALVMTLNSGEVHPTMNVKTQDPEIDIDCSPNAKSRTTARYGISNSFGFGGHNSCVVIEKGA from the coding sequence ATGGATAAGCAAAGGGAAGTCGTCATTACCGGCATGGGCATCGCCAGTTGCCTGGGCCATTCGCCGGAAGAATATTTCGGCAACCTGCTTGCCGGACGATCCGGCATCTCGAACATAACGCGGTTCGACACCACGGCTTATCCCGTCCATTTCGCCGGCGAGATCAAGTCCTTCGACGCGTCCCCTTACTTCGACGCCAAGGAGATCGGCCGCACCAGCCGCTTTATCCAATACATGATGCATGCCGCGGTAACCGCCGTGCAGCGCGCGGGTTTGAAGGATTCCAAGCTCGACACCCGCAGGGCCGGCATGATCCTGGGTTCGGGCATGGGCGGCATCGAGGTTTTCACCGACAACGCCGGCGCCCTGGAAACCAAAGGGCCCAAGCGCGTATCGCCTTTCTTCATCCCCATGTCCATCACCAATATGGCCAGCGGCATGGTCGCGATGAACCTGGGTTGGCGGGGGCCCAATTGGTCCGTATCCTCCGCCTGCGCCACGGCCAACCATGCCCTGTCCGCGGCGGCGGATCAAATCCGCCTGGGCCGCGCCGACGTCATGCTGGCCGGAGGCGCCGAAGAAGCGGTCTGCCCGGCTTCCCTGGCCGGCTTCTCCAACATGCGCGCCTTGTCCCGGCGCAACGATGATCCCGCCACCGCCTCGCGCCCCTTCGATTCGGATCGGGACGGTTTCGTGCTGGGCGAAGGCGCGGGCGTGCTCGTGCTCGAGGCCCGGGGCCATGCGGAGGCCCGCGGGGCCAAGATACTCGGAACATTGAAAGGCGTGGGCGCCAGTTGCGACGCCTACCACATGTCCGCCCCGTTGGAAAGCGGCGAGGGCGTGATGCAAGCCATCGAGGCCGCTCTGGCCGAGGCGGGCGTGGCCAAGTCCGAAATAGGCGTGGTGAACGCCCATGCGACTTCGACTCCCCTGGGTGACGTGGCCGAAGTAAAGGCCTTGACCAAGGTTTTCGGACCGCATCTGAAGAACATGAAGGTGCATTCGACCAAGTCCATGATCGGCCATTTGCTGGGCGGCGCTTCGGCGGTGGAAGCCATCGCCTTGGTGATGACCCTGAATTCGGGCGAAGTGCATCCCACCATGAACGTGAAGACTCAGGATCCGGAAATCGATATCGATTGCTCTCCCAACGCGAAGTCGCGGACCACTGCGCGCTACGGGATCAGCAACAGTTTCGGGTTCGGGGGGCACAATTCCTGCGTGGTGATCGAAAAAGGCGCGTGA
- the fbaA gene encoding class II fructose-bisphosphate aldolase, producing MPIVDYKTYIKMLETANKNKYAYPAINVSSMETANAALAGFAEAKSDGIIQVSTGGGEHASGSTVKDMVLGAISLANHVHMVAAKYNVNIALHTDHCQPKKVDTFLKPLIAETERRRVKGEKNLFNSHMFDGSELPLDQNMKIAKELMVLCAKNEIILEVEAGVVGGEEDGHDTSGVSKDKLYTTPEDMLEVYKALSTIPNARYMFAATFGNVHGVYKPGNVKLKPSILKDGQDALKAKFNARFDLVFHGGSGSTKEEIAETLEYGVVKMNVDTDTQYAFTRPVADHFFKNYDGVLKIDGEVGNKKTYDPRSYLKAGEKGMAKRIKEACDDLRSSGKTLFQA from the coding sequence ATGCCTATCGTCGACTATAAGACCTACATCAAGATGCTGGAAACCGCGAACAAGAACAAGTACGCCTACCCGGCCATCAACGTCTCCAGCATGGAGACCGCCAACGCGGCCCTGGCCGGCTTCGCCGAAGCCAAATCGGACGGCATCATCCAGGTCTCCACCGGCGGCGGCGAACACGCTTCCGGATCCACGGTCAAGGACATGGTGCTGGGCGCCATCTCCCTCGCCAACCACGTTCATATGGTCGCGGCCAAGTACAACGTGAACATCGCCCTGCATACCGACCATTGCCAGCCCAAGAAGGTGGATACCTTCCTCAAGCCCCTCATCGCCGAGACCGAACGCCGCCGCGTCAAGGGCGAAAAGAACCTCTTCAACAGCCATATGTTCGACGGTTCCGAATTGCCCCTCGACCAGAACATGAAAATCGCCAAGGAACTGATGGTCCTGTGCGCGAAGAACGAGATCATCCTCGAAGTCGAAGCCGGCGTGGTCGGCGGCGAAGAAGACGGCCACGATACCTCGGGCGTCTCCAAGGACAAGCTTTACACCACCCCCGAAGACATGCTCGAGGTGTACAAGGCCCTTTCCACCATCCCCAACGCCCGCTACATGTTCGCCGCCACCTTCGGCAACGTCCATGGCGTCTACAAGCCCGGCAACGTGAAGCTCAAGCCCTCCATCCTCAAAGACGGCCAGGACGCCCTGAAGGCCAAGTTCAACGCCCGCTTCGACCTCGTCTTCCACGGCGGCTCGGGATCGACCAAGGAAGAGATCGCCGAGACCCTGGAATACGGCGTGGTTAAGATGAACGTGGATACCGATACCCAGTACGCCTTCACCCGCCCCGTGGCCGATCACTTCTTCAAGAACTACGACGGCGTGCTCAAGATCGACGGCGAAGTGGGCAACAAGAAGACCTACGATCCCCGCTCCTACCTCAAGGCCGGCGAGAAGGGGATGGCCAAGCGCATCAAGGAAGCCTGCGACGACTTGCGCTCCTCGGGCAAGACCCTGTTCCAGGCCTGA
- the xseA gene encoding exodeoxyribonuclease VII large subunit, translated as MESDLPDPGAESAARAAKPGAEPPKVFSITQYNQSVERKIRTFPRVWVKGVIMQLNVRGRIAYVTLGEFAEGESRPRAVLEATLWTSELEVFNMRFASLPTPLALRVELKVAFLLEANFYVPSGRFQPRAIDIDEKFTLGELSLTRQKILERLAQEGLLRKNKQVELPELPLKVGLVTAPGSAAYQDFTTVLLGSGFSFRILFAGARMQGEAAEATVLHAIKAVVRAGAEVVCIVRGGGSKTDLVYFDSEAICRAIANCPVPVLTGIGHEIDNSLADLVAHMNLITPTDCAKFLEARLGQAYADLAEKAGELREAWRLECQDAWHSLAQTASAVTRTWEGRRAAEEMRARSQAKALGSRARRALRESRRKLALDRKGLARGPVKLIKMERLRFSNRTQGLRRAWDGLRSGTQLLLRARAQSLRAGIASLLAAEAAQAGQTRRLVRSLWRQGARAGREALALKDRLVHSADPARLLGLGFSLLRAADGRILRSVAEAKPGDLVSNQLADGTLESRVTGKKETG; from the coding sequence ATGGAAAGCGATCTGCCCGATCCGGGCGCGGAATCGGCGGCCAGGGCCGCCAAGCCGGGGGCGGAACCGCCTAAAGTCTTTTCCATTACCCAATACAACCAAAGCGTGGAACGCAAGATACGCACTTTCCCACGCGTCTGGGTCAAGGGCGTTATCATGCAGCTCAACGTACGCGGCCGCATCGCCTATGTCACCTTGGGGGAGTTCGCGGAAGGGGAATCCCGCCCGCGCGCCGTGCTGGAAGCCACCTTATGGACTTCCGAACTGGAAGTCTTCAATATGCGCTTCGCCAGCCTGCCGACGCCGCTGGCCTTGCGCGTCGAACTCAAGGTCGCTTTCCTGCTGGAAGCCAATTTCTACGTGCCTTCGGGCCGTTTCCAGCCGCGCGCAATCGACATCGACGAGAAATTCACCTTGGGGGAGTTGAGTTTAACGCGCCAGAAGATACTGGAACGGCTGGCCCAGGAAGGGCTGCTCCGCAAGAACAAGCAGGTGGAGCTTCCCGAATTGCCTCTGAAAGTTGGCCTGGTGACCGCTCCCGGATCCGCTGCCTACCAGGATTTCACCACCGTACTCTTGGGATCGGGTTTTTCCTTCCGGATCCTCTTCGCGGGCGCCCGCATGCAGGGCGAAGCGGCTGAGGCCACCGTATTGCATGCCATCAAGGCCGTCGTGCGCGCGGGGGCCGAAGTGGTTTGCATCGTCCGGGGCGGCGGCTCCAAGACCGATCTGGTCTACTTCGATTCCGAGGCCATCTGCCGCGCCATCGCGAATTGCCCCGTGCCGGTCTTGACCGGTATCGGGCACGAGATCGATAACTCCCTGGCCGACCTGGTGGCGCATATGAACCTGATTACGCCCACGGATTGCGCCAAGTTCCTGGAGGCCCGACTGGGCCAGGCGTATGCGGACCTGGCCGAAAAGGCCGGGGAGCTCAGGGAAGCCTGGCGGTTGGAATGCCAGGATGCCTGGCACTCCCTGGCGCAAACGGCCTCGGCCGTGACGCGGACCTGGGAAGGCCGACGGGCCGCCGAAGAGATGCGCGCCCGATCCCAGGCCAAAGCCCTGGGATCGCGGGCCCGCCGGGCCTTGCGCGAGTCCCGCCGGAAACTGGCTTTGGATCGCAAAGGATTGGCCCGCGGCCCGGTTAAGCTGATCAAGATGGAGCGCCTACGTTTTTCAAATCGGACGCAGGGGTTGCGGCGGGCCTGGGATGGATTACGCTCAGGTACCCAGCTTTTGCTGCGCGCGCGCGCGCAGTCCCTGCGCGCAGGCATCGCCTCCCTGTTGGCCGCCGAGGCCGCCCAGGCGGGCCAGACGCGCCGCCTGGTCCGCAGCCTGTGGAGGCAAGGCGCCCGCGCCGGCCGCGAGGCGCTGGCGCTCAAGGATAGGCTGGTCCATTCGGCCGATCCCGCGCGCCTGTTGGGATTGGGTTTCAGCCTGTTGCGAGCCGCCGATGGCCGCATCCTCCGCAGCGTGGCGGAGGCGAAGCCCGGGGACTTGGTGAGCAACCAATTGGCGGACGGGACCTTGGAGAGCCGGGTGACCGGCAAGAAGGAGACGGGATGA
- the xseB gene encoding exodeoxyribonuclease VII small subunit, which produces MKDDRKSYSEAIARLDAILEDIDQSKVPIDVLAERVVEAAGLLKRCKNVLTETEAKVKDVLQELDQEFGGADDGEDEEE; this is translated from the coding sequence ATGAAGGACGATCGCAAGAGCTATAGCGAGGCCATCGCGCGCCTGGACGCGATCCTGGAGGATATCGATCAAAGTAAGGTTCCCATCGACGTGCTGGCTGAGCGCGTCGTTGAAGCGGCCGGACTGTTGAAACGATGCAAGAACGTTCTCACCGAGACCGAGGCCAAGGTGAAGGACGTGTTGCAAGAACTGGATCAGGAATTCGGCGGCGCCGATGACGGCGAGGACGAAGAGGAGTAG